In one window of Jatrophihabitans endophyticus DNA:
- a CDS encoding MMPL family transporter, whose product MSVRLYRLARWCFRRRWIVLGGWLAAVVAVVALAQLSGGKTTNTFTIPGTEAQQVVSVLQHKLPAASGATTQVVFAREDGDITDTADQAVVARTVQQLGRVPQVTTVTDPFRTHSVSPDKLLALATVYYDSAPGDVKTGTLDRLDPAVAAARDAGLRVEFTGTVYPQPTEAASPEAIGIVVALVILVLTFGSLVAGGLPIVTALFGVVISLMGFTALAALVDIATAATSVGTMLGISCGIDYALFILSRHRNHVLHGHDPQEAAGRAAGTAGSSVVFAGLSVVIALCGLAVVGIPFLTTMGLAAAGAVLVALLIALTLLPAALGFAGSRVARFSRLPLLRRAGPATRTAVTRPEDLRGTRYAAWVVRHRVPVLLVGVIALGALAIPVTSMELGLPGAGSRTTDDTSRRAYDLTTEHFGPGYNGTLTVVAQGVRDAAQVAPVATELGREDGVASATVSTVANGIALISVVPTTGPNDQATTDLVHRIRDDRTRIEGATGTHVLVGGATATDIDVSGKLGAALPVFLVVVAGLAFVLLTFAFRTVLVPLKSIVGFLLSVGAAFGAEVAVFQWGWLKGVFGVEPSQTLSFLPIILLAIIFGLSSDYEVFVVSRIKEHFTKHGDARQAVVLGTGQSARVVTAAALIMAAVFASFLLGHDPIIKSIGFSFAVGVLVDAFVVRLTLVPAVMAIVGERIWHHPAWFGRLVPDPDIEGERLDAALAREAAQGERSAETTAATSGVGRPG is encoded by the coding sequence GTGTCCGTCCGCCTCTACCGCCTCGCGCGCTGGTGCTTCCGCCGTCGCTGGATCGTGCTCGGGGGCTGGCTCGCCGCGGTCGTCGCGGTGGTGGCGCTCGCGCAGCTCTCCGGCGGCAAGACGACCAACACCTTCACCATCCCCGGCACCGAGGCGCAGCAGGTGGTCTCGGTGCTGCAGCACAAGCTGCCGGCGGCCTCCGGCGCCACGACGCAGGTCGTCTTCGCACGCGAGGACGGCGACATCACCGACACCGCCGACCAGGCGGTCGTCGCCCGGACGGTCCAGCAGCTCGGCCGGGTGCCGCAGGTGACCACCGTGACCGACCCGTTCCGGACCCACTCGGTGTCGCCGGACAAGTTGCTGGCCCTGGCCACGGTCTACTACGACTCGGCGCCGGGCGACGTGAAGACCGGCACGCTCGACCGGCTCGACCCCGCCGTCGCGGCGGCACGCGACGCCGGCCTGCGCGTCGAGTTCACCGGCACCGTCTACCCGCAACCGACCGAGGCTGCGAGCCCCGAGGCCATCGGCATCGTCGTCGCCCTCGTCATCCTCGTCCTGACGTTCGGCTCGCTCGTCGCCGGCGGGCTGCCGATCGTCACCGCGCTGTTCGGTGTCGTCATCTCGCTCATGGGCTTCACCGCCCTCGCCGCGCTCGTCGACATCGCCACCGCCGCGACGTCGGTGGGGACGATGCTCGGCATCTCGTGCGGCATCGACTACGCACTGTTCATCCTGTCGCGGCACCGCAACCACGTCCTGCACGGCCACGACCCGCAGGAGGCCGCGGGGCGTGCCGCGGGAACGGCCGGCAGCTCGGTCGTCTTCGCCGGCCTGTCGGTCGTCATCGCCCTGTGCGGCCTCGCCGTGGTCGGCATCCCGTTCCTCACGACGATGGGCCTGGCCGCGGCCGGTGCGGTGCTCGTGGCCCTGCTCATCGCGCTCACGCTGCTGCCGGCCGCGCTCGGCTTCGCGGGCTCGCGGGTCGCCCGCTTCTCGCGCCTGCCGCTGCTGCGCCGGGCCGGCCCGGCGACCCGGACGGCCGTCACCCGCCCCGAGGACCTGCGCGGGACGCGCTACGCGGCGTGGGTCGTGCGGCACCGGGTGCCCGTCCTGCTGGTCGGCGTCATCGCGCTGGGCGCCCTCGCCATTCCGGTGACGAGCATGGAGCTGGGGCTGCCCGGCGCCGGGTCGCGCACCACCGACGACACGTCGCGCCGGGCCTACGACCTCACCACGGAGCACTTCGGCCCCGGCTACAACGGCACGCTCACCGTCGTCGCCCAGGGTGTGCGCGACGCTGCGCAGGTGGCACCGGTCGCCACCGAGCTCGGCCGCGAGGACGGCGTCGCGTCGGCGACGGTCTCGACCGTCGCCAACGGCATCGCCCTCATCAGCGTCGTCCCCACGACCGGCCCCAACGACCAGGCGACCACCGACCTCGTCCATCGCATCCGTGACGACCGCACCCGCATCGAAGGGGCGACGGGCACGCACGTCCTCGTCGGCGGCGCCACCGCCACCGACATCGACGTCTCGGGCAAGCTCGGCGCCGCCCTGCCGGTGTTCCTCGTCGTCGTCGCCGGCCTGGCGTTCGTCCTGCTCACGTTCGCGTTCCGCACCGTCCTCGTGCCCCTCAAGTCCATCGTGGGCTTCCTGCTCTCGGTGGGGGCCGCGTTCGGGGCCGAGGTCGCGGTCTTCCAGTGGGGCTGGCTGAAGGGCGTCTTCGGGGTGGAGCCGAGCCAGACCCTGAGCTTCCTGCCGATCATCCTGCTGGCCATCATCTTCGGGCTCTCGAGCGACTACGAGGTCTTCGTGGTGTCACGCATCAAGGAGCACTTCACCAAGCACGGCGACGCCCGTCAGGCCGTCGTGCTCGGCACGGGGCAGTCGGCGCGGGTGGTCACCGCCGCGGCACTGATCATGGCGGCGGTGTTCGCGTCGTTCCTGCTCGGCCACGACCCGATCATCAAGTCCATCGGCTTCAGCTTCGCCGTCGGCGTGCTCGTCGACGCGTTCGTCGTCCGGTTGACCCTCGTCCCCGCGGTGATGGCGATCGTCGGCGAACGGATCTGGCACCACCCGGCGTGGTTCGGCCGCCTCGTCCCCGACCCCGACATCGAGGGCGAGCGGCTCGACGCCGCGCTGGCCCGGGAGGCCGCTCAGGGCGAGCGCAGCGCCGAGACCACGGCGGCGACCTCCGGCGTCGGCCGGCCCGGCTGA